A genomic stretch from Litorilinea aerophila includes:
- a CDS encoding glycoside hydrolase family 13 protein: MPVRTPEWVKDAVFYQIFPDRFARSKRLRHPRGIHFKPWGSPPEEQGFQGGDLLGIVDRLDYLQELGVNALYLNPIFQSAANHRYHTYDYYRVDPLLGGDAALRELLQEAHARGIRVVLDGVFNHASRGFWPFHHILENGGDSPYVDWFYIHGWPLHPYPPDEKTPPNYGAWWGIPALPKLNVANPGVRDYLLDVAEYWIHFGIDGWRLDVPEEIDDEAFWQDFRRVVKRANPDAYIVGEIWHDAQEWLQGDRFDGVMNYGFSRAAFGFFGAQTLRTDYKPGGYELRPLDAPAFARAVAHLLSLYDWEVTQAQLNLMDSHDTARLLWTVQEDEGAARLCVLFQMTMPGAPCIYYGDEIGMSGASDPYCRAAFPWHDRGQWNEALLDFYRRAIALRHRYPVLRRGDLRILYAQGQTFAMLRHLGREAAVIVFNAGNQQATLRLEDLHPLPEGTRLQDVWGEGRDVVVQNGSLSQVTVPARAARIFMAHP; this comes from the coding sequence ATGCCGGTTCGCACGCCCGAATGGGTGAAAGACGCCGTCTTTTACCAGATCTTTCCTGACCGTTTCGCCCGCAGCAAACGCCTGCGCCACCCCCGGGGCATCCACTTCAAGCCGTGGGGATCACCGCCCGAGGAACAGGGATTCCAGGGCGGGGACCTGCTGGGGATCGTGGATCGACTGGACTACCTTCAGGAGCTGGGGGTCAACGCCCTCTACCTCAACCCCATCTTCCAGTCGGCCGCCAATCACCGCTACCACACCTACGACTACTACCGGGTGGATCCGCTCCTGGGCGGGGATGCGGCCCTGCGGGAGCTGCTCCAGGAGGCCCACGCCCGAGGCATTCGGGTGGTCCTGGATGGCGTCTTCAACCACGCCAGCCGGGGCTTCTGGCCCTTTCATCACATCCTGGAGAACGGCGGCGACTCCCCTTACGTGGATTGGTTCTACATCCACGGCTGGCCCCTTCACCCCTACCCGCCCGACGAGAAGACGCCGCCTAACTACGGCGCCTGGTGGGGCATTCCAGCCCTGCCCAAGTTGAACGTGGCCAACCCAGGGGTGCGGGACTATCTGCTGGACGTGGCCGAGTACTGGATTCACTTCGGCATCGACGGCTGGCGCCTGGACGTTCCCGAGGAGATCGACGACGAAGCCTTCTGGCAGGACTTTCGACGGGTGGTCAAACGGGCCAACCCGGACGCCTACATCGTGGGCGAAATCTGGCACGATGCCCAGGAGTGGCTCCAGGGCGACCGCTTCGACGGGGTGATGAACTATGGCTTCAGCCGGGCCGCCTTCGGCTTCTTCGGCGCCCAGACCTTGCGCACCGACTACAAGCCCGGCGGCTACGAGCTACGCCCGCTGGACGCGCCGGCCTTCGCCCGGGCCGTGGCCCACCTGCTTTCCCTCTACGACTGGGAGGTCACCCAGGCCCAGCTCAACCTGATGGACAGCCACGACACCGCCCGCCTGCTCTGGACCGTCCAGGAGGACGAAGGCGCGGCACGGCTCTGCGTCCTCTTTCAAATGACCATGCCCGGCGCGCCCTGCATCTACTACGGCGACGAGATCGGCATGAGCGGCGCGTCCGACCCCTACTGCCGGGCCGCGTTCCCCTGGCACGATCGCGGCCAGTGGAATGAGGCGCTGTTGGACTTCTACCGGCGGGCCATCGCCCTCCGCCACCGTTATCCCGTATTGCGTCGGGGGGACCTGCGCATCCTCTATGCCCAGGGGCAGACCTTTGCCATGCTGCGCCACCTGGGCCGGGAAGCGGCGGTGATCGTCTTCAACGCCGGCAACCAGCAGGCCACCCTCCGCCTGGAGGATCTGCACCCCCTCCCCGAAGGCACCCGGCTTCAGGATGTCTGGGGCGAAGGCAGGGACGTGGTGGTCCAGAACGGCAGCCTGTCCCAGGTGACTGTGCCGGCCCGCGCGGCCCGAATTTTCATGGCCCACCCCTAA
- a CDS encoding diacylglycerol/lipid kinase family protein, which translates to MSAVESPVKVILNPYSGRGRAGRQREALCRALAQAGLAFDLEETRGPGHAIELARAAREMGYTTVVAAGGDGTVSEVMNGLAQAAGPDQVVGRLGLMPMGSANDFAAMVGCPRRLDQVARQIAAGRSRRVDLGFATYAPQGGETRQRYFDNNLGIGLEARVTLESYQIRWLSGTPLYVVAALRALHRYAGSRLELAWERPDGQVESRARATLMVTVGNTRRTGGGFYLTPDAVVDDGLLDVGIADAIPAWQVLTLLPLALFGRHTGHPAVTMIRCRRISVAGADGFPLHLDGEVVSDQAIRVDVTIQPGRLEVVGVGGHGPE; encoded by the coding sequence ATGTCAGCGGTGGAGAGCCCAGTGAAGGTCATCCTGAATCCCTATTCCGGGCGGGGCCGGGCCGGCCGGCAACGGGAAGCCCTCTGCCGGGCGCTGGCGCAGGCGGGCCTGGCGTTCGACCTGGAGGAGACCCGGGGGCCCGGCCACGCCATCGAGCTGGCCCGGGCCGCGCGGGAGATGGGCTACACCACAGTGGTGGCTGCCGGCGGCGACGGCACGGTCAGCGAGGTTATGAATGGCCTGGCCCAGGCCGCCGGGCCCGACCAGGTGGTGGGCAGGCTGGGCCTCATGCCCATGGGCTCGGCCAACGACTTCGCCGCCATGGTGGGGTGCCCCCGCCGGCTGGACCAGGTGGCGCGCCAGATTGCCGCCGGCCGCAGCCGCCGGGTGGACCTGGGATTTGCCACCTACGCCCCCCAAGGCGGAGAAACCCGCCAGCGCTACTTTGACAACAACCTGGGCATCGGTCTGGAGGCCCGGGTCACCCTGGAGAGCTACCAGATCCGGTGGCTGAGCGGCACTCCGTTGTACGTGGTTGCAGCCCTGCGGGCCTTGCACCGGTACGCTGGCTCTCGCCTGGAGCTGGCCTGGGAGCGGCCCGATGGCCAGGTGGAGAGCCGCGCCCGGGCTACCCTGATGGTGACGGTGGGCAATACCCGGCGCACCGGCGGCGGCTTCTACCTCACCCCAGACGCGGTGGTGGATGATGGCCTGCTGGACGTGGGCATCGCTGACGCCATCCCGGCCTGGCAGGTGCTGACCCTGCTCCCCCTGGCCCTCTTTGGACGACACACCGGCCACCCGGCGGTGACCATGATCCGCTGCCGGCGCATCTCGGTGGCCGGCGCCGACGGCTTTCCCCTGCACCTGGACGGCGAGGTGGTCAGCGACCAGGCCATCCGGGTGGATGTGACCATCCAGCCCGGCCGTCTGGAGGTGGTGGGGGTGGGCGGCCATGGCCCGGAATAG
- a CDS encoding VanZ family protein: protein MEPFKAKPLSANPRDAASPWEAWPLGRLIHSWGPALINMAVIFWLSSQPQLGGPHWLEELVRGWLQEGPLLERVLPVVAWVEPYTSWAGHLVAYGCLALALLWGIRRQWPARPGAWRLAWLGALLYGLTDEWHQHFVPGRHTDWRDLLTDGIGAGLALAAAYLWQRHRRT from the coding sequence ATGGAACCATTCAAGGCTAAACCGCTCTCCGCCAACCCCAGGGACGCCGCGTCCCCGTGGGAGGCCTGGCCCCTGGGCAGGCTGATCCACAGCTGGGGGCCGGCCCTGATCAACATGGCCGTCATCTTCTGGCTGAGCAGCCAGCCCCAGTTGGGCGGCCCCCACTGGCTGGAAGAGCTGGTGCGCGGCTGGCTGCAAGAAGGTCCCCTGCTGGAGCGGGTGCTGCCCGTGGTGGCTTGGGTGGAGCCGTACACCTCCTGGGCCGGTCACCTGGTGGCCTATGGATGTCTGGCCCTGGCCCTCCTCTGGGGGATCCGGCGGCAGTGGCCGGCCCGGCCTGGGGCCTGGCGGCTGGCCTGGTTGGGCGCCCTCCTCTACGGCCTGACCGACGAGTGGCACCAGCACTTTGTGCCGGGTCGCCACACCGACTGGCGGGATCTGCTCACGGACGGCATCGGGGCTGGGCTGGCCCTGGCGGCCGCCTATCTCTGGCAGCGTCACCGCCGCACATAG
- a CDS encoding glycosyltransferase family 4 protein, with protein MATPPTVLFVAPFGLRQKGTVRARTLPLARELARRGHSVTVLIPPWDSPQDAGHRWDDQGVHVVHVPLAGGPPLVLARLLQEIGRSRPDIVHVVKPRAYAGLVQWWLWQRRGAAHLRLLLDVDDWEQAWAPINGYPWPLARFLAWQEEWGIRHAHGITAASRWLVERISQVAPHLPVCYLPNGVDPPEESTEPVAAGRDVLFFTRFVEVEPAWLAQFWQALRPQAPDTQLLVAGQAVNPAVARRFRERLPLPHDEQEGIQWLGYVDPSTLDRLYRRAGCAIFPAMETPLHQAKCSVRLATTLLQGIPVVASAVGEQAAYGAEGAAWLLPADATPAQFAAAVAQVLQTPERGRILAQRARERLLTRYAWAHLGRRLEEFYGTIQG; from the coding sequence ATGGCTACCCCACCGACCGTCCTTTTCGTGGCGCCCTTCGGGCTGCGCCAGAAGGGCACCGTCCGGGCCCGCACCCTGCCCCTGGCCCGAGAGTTGGCCCGCCGCGGCCATTCGGTTACGGTGCTGATTCCCCCCTGGGACAGCCCCCAGGATGCCGGCCACCGCTGGGATGACCAGGGCGTCCATGTGGTGCATGTGCCCCTGGCTGGCGGACCGCCCCTGGTGTTGGCGCGGCTCCTGCAGGAGATAGGCCGCAGCCGGCCAGACATCGTTCACGTGGTCAAGCCCCGGGCCTACGCCGGGCTGGTTCAGTGGTGGCTCTGGCAGCGCCGGGGAGCTGCCCACCTCCGCCTGCTCCTGGATGTGGACGACTGGGAGCAGGCCTGGGCGCCCATCAACGGCTATCCCTGGCCCCTGGCCCGCTTCCTGGCCTGGCAGGAGGAATGGGGCATCCGCCACGCCCATGGCATCACCGCGGCCAGCCGCTGGCTGGTAGAGCGCATCAGCCAGGTGGCGCCCCACCTCCCCGTCTGCTACCTGCCCAATGGGGTAGACCCGCCGGAAGAGTCGACTGAACCGGTAGCCGCGGGGCGGGATGTGCTCTTCTTCACCCGCTTCGTGGAAGTGGAGCCCGCCTGGCTGGCCCAATTCTGGCAGGCCCTGCGGCCACAGGCCCCCGACACCCAACTGCTGGTGGCCGGCCAGGCCGTGAATCCCGCCGTGGCGCGGCGCTTCCGAGAGCGTCTGCCCCTCCCCCATGATGAACAGGAAGGCATCCAGTGGCTGGGTTACGTGGACCCGTCCACTCTGGACAGGCTCTATCGCCGGGCCGGGTGCGCCATCTTTCCGGCCATGGAGACGCCCCTGCACCAGGCCAAGTGCAGCGTGCGCCTGGCTACCACCCTGCTTCAGGGCATCCCGGTGGTGGCCAGCGCGGTGGGCGAACAGGCGGCCTATGGCGCCGAGGGCGCAGCCTGGCTACTGCCCGCCGACGCCACGCCGGCCCAGTTCGCGGCCGCGGTGGCCCAGGTGCTCCAGACACCGGAGCGGGGCCGTATCCTGGCCCAACGCGCCCGGGAAAGGCTGCTCACCCGATACGCATGGGCCCATCTGGGCCGACGGCTGGAGGAGTTCTATGGAACCATTCAAGGCTAA
- a CDS encoding CehA/McbA family metallohydrolase, with product MWHEYHGNIHLHTTHSDGTGTFDEVIDAARAAGLDFVYATDHNVLVRSQEEGYRRGVLTLVGQEVHDVHRVPQRNHLLCLGVRQDVSHLAPSPQSLIDGVRRQDGLSFLAHPVEEYTALMPQHYSWEDWNVSGYTGVEIWNYMCGFRGFITSRLRALLVALFPHRFTVGPVPDMLRKWDELTQSRAVVAIGGTDAHAWRFRMGPLERCFLPYLHCLRALNTHILAERPFLGANGELDASAEPVQHDHQLLLSALQAGHCWVGYDLVAPSRGFRFQAWQLPDGELPPANGAPHAIMGDTLEVPTPGRRTCFRVQVPRLAEIRLLRNGRTVARQVGRELFHQDPAPGVYRVEVWLERWGKSRGWIFSNPIYVRR from the coding sequence ATGTGGCATGAATATCACGGGAACATCCACCTGCACACCACCCACAGCGACGGCACCGGCACCTTCGACGAGGTGATCGACGCCGCCCGGGCCGCGGGGCTGGACTTCGTCTACGCCACCGACCACAACGTGCTGGTGCGGAGCCAGGAGGAAGGCTATCGCCGGGGGGTGTTGACCCTGGTGGGCCAGGAGGTTCATGACGTCCATCGGGTCCCCCAGCGCAACCACCTGCTCTGCCTGGGCGTCCGTCAGGATGTGAGCCACCTGGCACCATCTCCCCAGTCCCTGATCGACGGGGTGCGCCGCCAGGACGGCCTCTCCTTCCTGGCCCATCCGGTGGAGGAATATACGGCGCTCATGCCCCAACACTACAGCTGGGAGGATTGGAACGTTTCCGGTTACACGGGCGTGGAGATCTGGAACTACATGTGTGGCTTCCGGGGGTTCATCACATCCCGGCTGCGGGCCCTGTTGGTGGCCCTCTTTCCCCACCGCTTCACCGTCGGCCCGGTTCCGGACATGCTGCGCAAGTGGGATGAGCTGACCCAGAGTCGGGCTGTGGTGGCCATCGGCGGGACCGATGCCCATGCCTGGCGTTTCCGCATGGGGCCGCTGGAGCGCTGCTTCCTGCCGTACCTCCACTGTCTGCGGGCCCTCAACACCCACATCCTGGCGGAGCGGCCCTTCCTGGGCGCAAACGGGGAGCTGGATGCATCTGCAGAGCCGGTGCAACATGACCACCAGCTGCTACTCTCCGCCCTCCAGGCTGGCCACTGTTGGGTCGGCTACGACCTGGTGGCGCCCAGCCGGGGCTTTCGCTTTCAGGCCTGGCAACTGCCCGACGGTGAGCTGCCGCCGGCCAACGGCGCTCCCCACGCCATCATGGGCGACACCCTGGAGGTCCCCACCCCTGGCCGGCGCACCTGTTTCCGGGTCCAGGTGCCCAGGCTGGCGGAGATCCGGCTGCTGCGCAACGGCCGGACCGTGGCCAGGCAGGTGGGTCGGGAGCTGTTCCACCAGGATCCAGCACCGGGCGTCTACCGGGTGGAGGTCTGGCTGGAGCGGTGGGGCAAGTCCCGGGGCTGGATTTTCAGCAATCCTATCTATGTGCGGCGGTGA
- a CDS encoding tRNA (adenine-N1)-methyltransferase, which translates to MPNSGPSEIQQAQPAEQQPSGQEESALSPWFKPTADHARPGDLALLVTSDQKRYLLTLQPGQEFHTHQGIYAHDQIIGSRWGSAVYSQLEQPALVLQPGLGDLMMHLKRGTQIIYPKDAAYLVHRLNLRAGSRVVEAGTGSGSLTTALAWAVAPTGVVYSYETRVEIHHLARRNLERIGLLPYVRLFQASIDQGFGQKNVDAVFLDVREPWRYLEQVRAALCPGGFFASLVPTTNQVSDLIAALESANFADVAVEELLLRRYKPVPDRLRPEDSMIAHTGYLISARCIDAGLDPARWVARERQRYRARQKLAAEIAAREAERAQGEESGRKYPRLPLPG; encoded by the coding sequence ATGCCCAACTCTGGTCCTTCTGAAATTCAACAGGCCCAACCTGCCGAGCAGCAACCTTCCGGGCAGGAGGAGTCTGCCCTCTCGCCCTGGTTCAAGCCCACAGCCGACCACGCCCGGCCGGGTGACCTGGCCCTGCTGGTCACTTCGGACCAGAAGCGCTACCTCCTCACCCTCCAGCCCGGCCAGGAGTTTCACACCCACCAGGGGATCTATGCCCACGATCAGATCATCGGCAGCCGCTGGGGCAGTGCGGTCTACAGCCAGCTGGAGCAGCCGGCCCTGGTGCTCCAGCCCGGCCTGGGCGATCTGATGATGCACCTCAAGCGGGGCACCCAGATCATCTATCCCAAAGACGCCGCCTACCTGGTGCACCGGCTCAACCTGCGGGCCGGCTCCCGGGTGGTGGAGGCCGGCACGGGAAGCGGTAGCCTGACCACGGCCCTGGCCTGGGCCGTGGCGCCCACCGGCGTGGTCTACAGCTACGAGACCCGGGTGGAGATCCACCACCTGGCCCGGCGCAACCTGGAGCGCATCGGCCTGCTGCCCTACGTCCGCCTCTTTCAGGCTTCCATCGACCAGGGGTTTGGCCAGAAGAATGTGGACGCCGTCTTCCTGGACGTGCGAGAGCCCTGGCGCTACCTGGAACAGGTGCGGGCCGCCCTGTGCCCGGGAGGCTTCTTCGCTTCCCTGGTGCCCACCACCAATCAGGTGAGTGACCTCATCGCCGCCCTGGAATCGGCCAACTTTGCCGACGTGGCGGTGGAAGAGCTCCTCCTGCGCCGCTACAAGCCAGTGCCCGACCGGCTGCGCCCCGAGGATTCCATGATCGCCCACACGGGTTACCTGATCTCCGCCCGCTGCATCGACGCCGGCCTGGATCCGGCCCGCTGGGTGGCCCGGGAACGCCAGCGCTACCGGGCCCGACAGAAGCTGGCCGCAGAGATCGCCGCCCGGGAAGCCGAACGGGCCCAGGGGGAAGAGTCCGGCCGCAAGTATCCTCGCCTGCCCCTCCCTGGTTAG